A region from the Rhodospirillaceae bacterium genome encodes:
- a CDS encoding (2Fe-2S)-binding protein, whose protein sequence is MTKHNITATINGDETEFTCSAEQTLLDVLRGELQLTGTKNGCGTGDCGACTVIVNGRPVNSCLVLGAELDGANVETIEGMAKGGELHPLQQKFLDQAALQCGVCTPGILNMAKALLEKNPDPTETEIRFGLAGNLCRCTGYDKIIRAVMDVAAEMRASGS, encoded by the coding sequence ATGACGAAACATAATATAACCGCCACCATCAATGGTGATGAGACTGAGTTTACGTGTAGCGCTGAGCAGACATTGCTCGACGTTCTGCGCGGCGAATTGCAATTAACTGGCACTAAGAACGGCTGTGGCACAGGCGATTGTGGTGCCTGTACGGTCATCGTGAATGGTCGTCCGGTCAATTCCTGTCTGGTTCTAGGAGCAGAACTCGACGGTGCCAATGTTGAAACAATTGAAGGCATGGCCAAAGGCGGTGAATTGCATCCGCTGCAACAAAAGTTTCTCGACCAAGCGGCCCTGCAATGCGGTGTCTGTACGCCGGGAATTCTCAATATGGCGAAGGCTCTGTTGGAAAAGAATCCAGACCCGACGGAAACGGAAATCCGTTTTGGATTGGCTGGGAACCTGTGCCGGTGCACAGGCTATGACAAAATTATACGCGCCGTGATGGACGTGGCAGCGGAAATGAGGGCGAGCGGATCATGA
- a CDS encoding amidase produces the protein MAVDSIDRLKAVKRLVRMTETMMMDQEIKNRTEDSKMPQTTFSLEEATINELHAAIRSGQTTCVAIVEQYIARVHAYNGVASLLVTEDGTPVAAEIGAVRAGSALDFPTETVEASSLFPDLNKYKGPPLEYGRMEATASDPDVKQQFGMIVGKPDAGQVNALGTLNIRGERSVTCRGDFDRHPSEGPLPEGAPAVCELFRQLPDALERAAELDETYGQNPDLEKMPMYGVVFSFKDPFDTKDMRSTGGGDAAYDIDFPARDHVLVDQLREKGAIIFAKAVNTEYNGRAGDPGGRHKPETILPSVLGYQRSTWAGNPSNPYDTTRAASLGSSSGSALSVSTNLVMASLGEETRASCRGPSNHNSVALILPHKAMLGFDGGAIGADIYCDRSGIHCRTIGDCAKVLDALKEPDNGYYDPRDPFTTVPRSSVLSTPYSDHVQKQESLAGLRIGVIRESMAYNPSSKSEEPIVTAADNEIKSILGKKLGATLVESTDPLWTPDPTLETMKVDFRQALARLVPVFMPEILFRLGDDGLPVFKEFAAAITPTEFQPGKTFGAGTMQPIDYMVDLADGRISPPANLDIATVQQQILANSFRFHIPQYLKRRADDWEAKGFSETLIDFPALNARSKFWGDDGRAGFKNWEDVTDPRNPLGGRQGVDERIMLRELLRRVDMMVILENRLDVLVRLHTPFPPAKIGGAYQPGTTLNTRMETTYGPNAGLTEVLIPAGYVTTAYDPVFALSDDGMSYQHVASEIPTTVPAPGLPFSLVFRAEPGKEDVILKVASAYEAASKRRVSPPSFGALSS, from the coding sequence TTGGCGGTGGACTCAATTGATCGACTCAAGGCTGTAAAACGTCTTGTGCGAATGACGGAGACGATGATGATGGATCAAGAAATTAAAAACAGAACGGAAGACTCTAAGATGCCGCAAACGACTTTTTCCTTAGAAGAGGCAACAATCAATGAACTGCACGCGGCGATTAGAAGCGGTCAGACGACGTGTGTTGCCATCGTGGAACAATACATTGCACGTGTCCACGCTTATAACGGGGTTGCCAGTCTACTGGTAACCGAAGACGGGACTCCGGTCGCTGCGGAAATTGGTGCTGTGCGTGCAGGCAGTGCGCTCGATTTCCCAACAGAGACTGTTGAGGCTTCATCGCTTTTTCCTGATCTAAATAAATATAAAGGCCCGCCTCTCGAATACGGACGCATGGAGGCGACGGCATCAGACCCGGACGTTAAACAACAATTTGGTATGATCGTCGGCAAACCGGATGCGGGCCAAGTAAATGCCCTAGGAACACTCAACATACGCGGTGAACGGTCGGTAACCTGCCGGGGTGATTTTGATCGGCACCCGTCAGAAGGGCCATTGCCAGAGGGTGCACCAGCGGTCTGTGAATTATTTCGGCAACTGCCGGATGCGCTGGAACGGGCGGCAGAGCTTGATGAGACCTACGGACAAAATCCAGACCTTGAAAAGATGCCGATGTATGGCGTGGTGTTTTCATTTAAAGACCCCTTCGACACGAAAGACATGCGTTCAACCGGCGGTGGCGATGCGGCCTATGACATCGATTTTCCGGCGCGTGATCATGTCTTGGTTGACCAGCTTCGGGAAAAGGGCGCGATCATTTTCGCCAAGGCGGTGAACACGGAATACAATGGTCGGGCGGGTGATCCCGGTGGACGTCATAAACCCGAAACGATATTGCCGTCGGTGCTTGGTTACCAACGCAGTACCTGGGCAGGAAATCCCTCCAACCCTTATGATACCACGCGCGCGGCGTCGCTGGGGTCGAGTTCTGGCTCAGCGCTATCTGTCAGCACGAACCTAGTAATGGCCAGTCTTGGAGAGGAAACCCGTGCTTCGTGTCGCGGCCCTTCGAACCACAATTCGGTCGCGCTGATTTTACCGCATAAAGCGATGCTCGGATTTGATGGCGGTGCCATCGGGGCAGATATTTACTGTGACCGAAGCGGCATTCATTGCCGGACGATTGGCGATTGCGCAAAAGTTCTTGATGCCCTCAAGGAGCCGGACAACGGATATTACGATCCGCGTGACCCGTTTACGACGGTGCCCCGTTCGTCTGTTTTAAGTACGCCTTACAGCGATCACGTTCAAAAGCAAGAGTCGCTTGCGGGACTGCGTATTGGGGTCATTCGTGAATCGATGGCCTATAATCCGAGTTCGAAGTCTGAAGAGCCAATTGTTACCGCAGCCGACAACGAAATCAAATCGATCCTCGGCAAAAAGCTGGGCGCGACACTGGTTGAATCAACGGACCCCTTGTGGACACCCGATCCCACACTCGAGACCATGAAAGTCGATTTCAGGCAGGCATTAGCCAGATTAGTCCCGGTTTTTATGCCGGAGATATTGTTTCGATTAGGGGACGATGGGCTTCCTGTATTCAAAGAATTTGCCGCTGCAATTACACCAACGGAATTTCAGCCCGGAAAAACATTTGGGGCAGGCACGATGCAGCCCATTGATTACATGGTGGATTTGGCAGATGGCAGAATATCGCCGCCCGCGAATTTGGATATCGCCACCGTTCAGCAGCAGATATTGGCGAACAGTTTTAGGTTCCACATTCCTCAATACTTGAAAAGGCGCGCAGACGACTGGGAAGCAAAGGGCTTTTCCGAAACCCTGATTGATTTCCCCGCGCTCAATGCGCGCTCCAAATTTTGGGGCGATGATGGCCGAGCCGGATTTAAAAACTGGGAAGATGTCACCGATCCACGAAACCCACTTGGCGGACGCCAAGGTGTCGATGAACGTATCATGCTCCGAGAACTCCTGCGCCGCGTTGACATGATGGTGATTCTTGAAAACCGATTGGATGTGTTGGTCCGGCTGCACACGCCGTTTCCACCGGCAAAAATCGGCGGTGCGTACCAACCGGGAACTACGTTGAACACACGCATGGAAACAACTTACGGCCCCAATGCCGGGTTGACCGAGGTCTTAATTCCGGCGGGCTATGTCACGACCGCATACGATCCCGTATTTGCTCTCAGTGATGACGGAATGTCCTATCAACACGTTGCTTCGGAAATACCGACGACCGTTCCAGCTCCCGGGCTTCCGTTCTCACTGGTGTTTCGAGCGGAACCTGGAAAGGAGGATGTCATCTTGAAAGTCGCATCAGCTTATGAAGCGGCCTCAAAGCGTCGGGTGTCCCCACCCTCATTTGGTGCACTTTCTAGTTAG
- a CDS encoding xanthine dehydrogenase family protein subunit M — MKYEAPETVEAAVGLLAAGTQGAKIFAGGTDLLVQMREDLIEPEVLIDIKKIAEVRAITVGSDDIKIGAAVTGAELGEHAEVNALWPGVVEAMELIGSDQVQGRATMGGNLCNASPAADSVPALIAAAAKAVIAGSGGTREVPVEEIVTGPGQTSLGPDEFVVQIILPKPPTRAGDAYLRFIPRTEMDIAVVGAGVSLSLNDDGTCAAVRMALGAVAPTVVLVEAASDILVGKNLDDAVLDALASAASGVCNPIDDKRGTIEFRTKVAGVLARRVTTIAWQRAEKS, encoded by the coding sequence TTGAAATATGAAGCGCCGGAAACAGTAGAGGCAGCCGTTGGGCTGCTGGCTGCTGGGACCCAAGGTGCCAAGATTTTTGCCGGGGGGACGGACCTGTTGGTGCAGATGAGGGAAGACCTTATTGAGCCTGAGGTGTTGATCGATATTAAAAAGATCGCCGAAGTCCGGGCAATTACCGTCGGCTCAGATGATATTAAAATAGGTGCAGCCGTGACGGGGGCCGAACTGGGGGAACACGCAGAGGTAAATGCCCTGTGGCCCGGTGTTGTGGAGGCGATGGAACTGATCGGTTCGGATCAGGTGCAAGGTCGCGCGACGATGGGCGGCAATCTTTGTAATGCATCCCCTGCTGCTGACAGCGTACCAGCCTTGATTGCCGCGGCAGCGAAAGCCGTGATTGCTGGTTCTGGCGGAACCCGCGAAGTTCCGGTTGAGGAAATTGTAACGGGTCCGGGCCAAACTTCTTTGGGGCCAGACGAATTCGTGGTCCAAATTATTTTGCCGAAACCGCCAACGCGCGCTGGCGATGCCTACCTGCGCTTCATTCCCAGGACGGAAATGGATATCGCTGTTGTGGGGGCCGGGGTTTCGTTATCACTAAACGACGATGGTACCTGTGCCGCAGTGCGAATGGCACTTGGTGCTGTGGCACCGACGGTTGTGTTGGTGGAGGCTGCATCGGATATTTTGGTCGGAAAGAATCTTGATGATGCGGTGTTAGACGCATTGGCATCTGCTGCCAGTGGCGTCTGTAACCCGATTGATGACAAACGCGGAACCATTGAATTTCGCACCAAGGTGGCGGGAGTCCTGGCACGCCGGGTGACAACGATAGCCTGGCAACGTGCGGAGAAGAGCTAA
- a CDS encoding xanthine dehydrogenase family protein molybdopterin-binding subunit codes for MNEESKPRAGSNYKWVGSNTPRPDGVDKVTGRARYGDDMILPGMLHAKILRSPHAHAKIISIDTSEAEVMKGVKAVMTSAAIPDHPLSEPPYLPIINDFHDISRNVMAREKVLYDGHAVAAVAATSESIARKAVKLIKVEYEVLPHVLDPLEGAQPDAPILHEHQYTAGTDPETSQPSNVFRIISGERGDLEKGFAEADEIIEREFRSQPVHQGYIEPMACVAAASEDGTLELWTSTQGHFVARTLLAKLLNMDMAKIRVTASEIGGGFGGKTTIYAEPVAVRLSQMTGRPVRMAMTRSEVFRATGPTVGSYCKIKIGAKKDGTITAGHADIWYQAGAFKGSPIGRAVDTFFSPYNIENLKATGYDVCVNRPKAAAYRAPGAPMAASATEGVLNELAKRLDIDPIDLRLKNAVKDGDQSLMGTKHSRIGLIEVLEQAKSHPHYSAALEANQGRGFAVGYWLHGGGLSSASANLHDDGTLSIATGNPDIGGSRSSMRVMAAEELGIDVELVKPIVADTGSLGFSYLTAGSRTTYATGMAVVNATREVIEKLRELAAKKWDIPVEDVTWDSGQAVPSDAHKGDNKPLSFGQLAGMATKMGGPIAGHSEINATGQGAAFCAQLVDVEVDPETGFVSPKRHTVFQDVGRAISPDYVEGQMQGAAVQGIGWALNEEYIYDDQGHLLNTGFLDYRMPVASDVPMIEPVMIEVPNPNHPYGVRGVGEPPLVSAPAAVANAVENAIGITMSSLPLSPPKILKAIETGSSS; via the coding sequence ATGAACGAAGAAAGCAAACCGAGAGCTGGCAGTAACTACAAATGGGTCGGCAGTAACACTCCCCGGCCTGACGGCGTGGACAAGGTGACAGGTCGCGCACGTTATGGCGACGACATGATCCTGCCGGGCATGCTGCATGCGAAGATCCTCAGAAGTCCGCATGCGCATGCCAAGATAATCTCAATCGACACGTCTGAGGCAGAGGTGATGAAGGGTGTGAAAGCGGTCATGACCAGTGCGGCCATACCCGATCACCCGTTATCAGAACCACCCTACCTGCCGATCATCAACGATTTCCATGACATCTCACGTAACGTCATGGCGCGGGAAAAAGTGCTTTATGACGGCCATGCTGTGGCGGCTGTTGCCGCGACGTCTGAATCCATTGCGCGCAAAGCTGTAAAGCTGATTAAAGTTGAGTATGAAGTATTGCCGCATGTGTTGGACCCATTAGAAGGAGCTCAACCAGACGCACCCATTCTACACGAACATCAGTATACGGCGGGCACAGACCCTGAGACGAGCCAACCCTCCAACGTGTTCAGGATTATTTCCGGTGAACGTGGCGATTTGGAAAAAGGCTTTGCCGAAGCGGATGAAATTATTGAGCGCGAATTTCGTTCTCAGCCTGTGCATCAGGGTTATATCGAACCGATGGCCTGTGTTGCAGCCGCATCGGAAGATGGAACTTTGGAACTTTGGACCTCCACCCAGGGGCATTTCGTGGCCCGCACGCTGTTGGCCAAGTTACTCAATATGGACATGGCAAAAATTCGGGTCACCGCGTCTGAAATCGGCGGCGGGTTTGGTGGGAAAACCACGATCTATGCAGAACCCGTAGCTGTTCGCTTATCACAAATGACCGGTCGCCCGGTGCGCATGGCGATGACCCGGTCAGAGGTATTTCGCGCCACGGGCCCAACGGTAGGATCCTACTGCAAAATTAAAATTGGGGCTAAAAAAGACGGCACAATTACCGCCGGGCATGCCGATATCTGGTATCAAGCCGGAGCCTTCAAGGGGTCACCCATTGGCCGTGCCGTCGATACCTTTTTCTCACCCTACAATATTGAGAACTTGAAGGCGACAGGCTACGACGTGTGCGTCAACCGACCTAAAGCAGCGGCCTATCGTGCCCCTGGTGCGCCGATGGCTGCTTCGGCGACAGAAGGTGTGTTGAACGAACTCGCCAAGCGATTGGATATAGACCCGATTGATCTTCGATTGAAGAACGCGGTCAAGGACGGCGACCAGAGTCTCATGGGGACCAAGCATAGTCGTATTGGTTTGATAGAGGTTCTTGAGCAGGCAAAAAGCCATCCGCATTATTCGGCGGCCTTAGAGGCCAATCAGGGCCGTGGATTTGCGGTTGGGTACTGGTTACACGGCGGCGGGCTCAGTAGTGCGTCTGCCAATCTTCACGATGATGGCACTTTAAGCATCGCCACCGGCAATCCCGATATCGGTGGATCACGCTCCTCCATGCGCGTCATGGCGGCGGAGGAATTGGGGATTGATGTCGAATTGGTAAAGCCCATTGTCGCTGATACAGGATCACTTGGATTCAGCTACCTGACAGCGGGAAGTCGCACCACCTATGCGACCGGCATGGCAGTGGTCAATGCGACCCGCGAAGTGATTGAAAAGCTGCGCGAACTGGCAGCTAAAAAATGGGACATCCCAGTCGAAGACGTAACATGGGATTCTGGTCAGGCGGTTCCGTCGGATGCTCACAAAGGGGATAACAAACCGCTGAGCTTTGGTCAGTTGGCTGGTATGGCGACGAAAATGGGTGGCCCCATTGCGGGTCATTCGGAGATTAACGCAACAGGCCAGGGCGCTGCATTTTGTGCTCAACTGGTGGATGTTGAGGTTGACCCGGAAACGGGGTTCGTCTCTCCCAAACGCCACACGGTTTTCCAAGACGTTGGCCGCGCCATTTCACCGGATTACGTGGAAGGGCAAATGCAGGGTGCTGCCGTGCAAGGCATCGGCTGGGCCTTGAATGAAGAATATATATATGATGATCAGGGGCACCTTCTAAACACCGGGTTCTTGGATTATCGCATGCCTGTTGCTTCCGACGTGCCGATGATTGAACCTGTGATGATAGAGGTTCCCAACCCGAACCATCCTTATGGTGTGCGAGGTGTGGGGGAGCCCCCCTTGGTCTCAGCACCAGCAGCAGTCGCCAATGCGGTTGAAAATGCCATTGGCATAACGATGAGTTCACTGCCCTTGTCACCGCCCAAAATTCTAAAGGCCATTGAAACAGGCTCCTCGTCCTAA